Within the uncultured Draconibacterium sp. genome, the region TATGGCACGAATGCCACGAAGCTCAGCAACTGTTGCTGCTTTGCTTGCTTCATCCATTGGTAATTCGCCGGCTTCAATCTGGTCTTTTACCCTATTGGCATTGTTAATTCCTGAATAACAATTAGAATACACATTCTCTGGTTGTCCCTGCTCTGAAGTCCAGGTATGTTTGTGCATACGTTTGTATGTACCACCATCATCCCATCCGTTCGGACGAGTAGGCGTAATCATTACATCTGCCGGTTCTTCCTGGTTATCAAAATAACCATACCAGTCCATTGCAAAACCAAAAGGGAAATAAGCACTGGCTAGCAATGCAACAACATCTTGTTCTGTTGGTGAAAAAATCTCTTCGTTTACTTCGGAGTAAACCTCTTCATCCAAATTAAAGCAACCACTTAGCCCTACAGTCAGAGCTATTAGTATTATAAATATTATTTTATATGTCTTCATATCGTATTTCTTCTTTTAATGTTTTAAAAAGTAACATTTACCCCAAATGTATACGAACGAGTTGTGGGATATTTATCACGATGGTCAGTTCCCGGGTCATAATTAATTGCATTGTCAATTACACTATAGGTGTTTCTTACTTCCGGATCTAATCCAGAATAACCGGTAATTGTAGCTAAATTATTTACCGATGCATATACACGAAGTCTATTCAACCATTCTACACTCTTTACATCAAAATTGTAGCCCAAAGTGAGGTTACTAATTTTCCAGTAATCACCATCTTCAATATAATGACTTACATAACGTTGAGAGTCTCCATTAGTAGTTTGTTCTCCGGTTTTCTGACCTGTTGCCACATCAACAACATCAATTTTATCAAAAGCACTATTTAAAACATTATACTGAACATCTGAAGTAACAGCATAATACATTTTTTGGAAATTCAGAATTTGGAAATCGAATGCTCCACGCATTGCAATTGATAAATCGAAATTTTTATATGAGAATTGGTTATTCCAACTCATATTTACGCTTGGAACACCATTACCCAATACTTGCCAATCTTCGGGTCCGGCATTTCCGGCAAGATCATAATATTTATCAGTAACATTTCCTTCTGCATCGCGGTTTAAACGTTCAACCACCCACAATCCGGCCGAATTTACACCAACCGACCTCAAACCAAAGAAGTTACCAATTGCGGCACCTTCCTGAACACGGTGAGTTGTTGTTTGAATAGGTTCTCCTGTATGACCGGTATCGAAATAATTCTGACCCATTGAAAACTGATCATTTTGCAATGAAATCAATTTATTAGAGTTTTTAGAATAAGTTATATTCGTATTCCATTGAAAATTTTGTGTTTTAACTGGAACCGCGTTAACTAATAATTCTAAACCTTTATTTCTAATGTGACAAACGTTTGCCATAATAGTTCCGTACTGATATGGAGGAACAGGAACAGAATAGTAGTATAAACCATCTTTAGTATCGCGCTGATACATATCGATAGAACCTCCGATGCGACCTTTCAACACAGAAAAATCGATCCCGAAGTTATACTCGTATTTTTTCTCCCAACGCAAATCAGGGTTACTATTTCTTACTGGAGCAAGTGTTTGTGTCCATTCTCCGTTGTACAAGAAATACCCACTATAGTCATATGACATTAAAGACTCGTAAGGGTTAGAAACATCAGTTCCGGTAATACCAAAACCGGCTCTTACTTTCAAGTTATCAAGCCAGGTTACTGGTTTCATAAATTCTTCGTTGCTCATTCTCCAACCGGCAGACACCCCTGGGAAATTACCCCATTTATTATCAGCTCCAAATTTAGATGATCCTTCGTGACGAAGAGAAACCATAAACAAATAACGATCATCATAATTATATGTAGCACGGGCAAACAAGCCAATCAATTTTGTGTTGTATTTGTATGAGCTAACACCACCTAATCCGTCTGAGATTCCTAATCCCATTTCCAATTTATTGTACGAATAGTTATCTGTTGGAAAATCCCTGTTATTCGCACCAAAATTTTCGGAAGTATAATCCTCATAGTTGTAACCCACGATAGCAGAAATACGATGATCACCAAAACTTTTTTTCCAGTCAGCAGTCAACTCAACTAAATCGGTTATATTATCCGAAGTATAACGCGATGCATATCCATTGTAACCCGACTCTGTTGTGGTAACATCATTTTTAGTATAATAATACCCCGACAAATAGCTATTACCTTTTCTGGTAAACATTCCTTTTAACACAACACTTTCTACCGGATGAAACTCTAAACTACCGGTAAAGCGAAGATTACGTGATCTTGACATTCCAATTCGCTCATTTAGGTATGAAACCGGGTTGTCGTAATTGTAAATACTACGTTCTACATAATCGCCATTTTCATCATATACTGCCTGAGTAGGATTTTGTACACTCGCCAAACGATAAATATAGTTCCAATTGTTCGGCATATCAGTATTTCGTTCGCTTGCAATAATACTTACATTACTAATCAGCTTATCATCAAACATAGCGTGTTTTACCTGAATATGAGCACGCATATTATCAGCTCCCGACTTTTTAATAGTACCTTCTTTAGAATCGTAAGTTAAATTAGCAATCAAGCTTGTAGCCTCCGAGCCTCCTTTCAAACTAACATTATGCACGTGAGTAACACCTGTTTGACTAATTTCATCGAGCCAATCTGTTTCTGATCCATAATCTTTATCATTTGCACCAATAAAGGTCCATCCTTCAGCCAGGCGTTGCTTCAGGTCGGAAGCATCCATAAAATCTGGTTTATCCAACCAATTTGATATAGATACATATCCTGAATACTCAATTGTTGTTGGCATATCGCGCTGAGCAGCTTTGGTCGTAATAATAATAACGCCATTTGTACCACGTGTACCATAAATTGCTGTTGCAGAACCGTCTTTCAATACATCAATCGATTCAATATCTTCGGGAGCTACAGTACTAAACGAACCTGGCACACCGTCAACAAGAACTAATGGATCGGTAGTTCCCAGTAGGGTAGAATAACCACGTAGCATAACAGAAGTTGTACTTGTTGGGTCACCACTCGCTTGAGTAATTTGCAAACCTGCAACTTTTCCTTGCACGAGTTGTCCTGCATCGCCCATTGCACCTTTGTTAAAATCATCTGATTTTACACTTGCTAACGAACTTGTTACATCTGCTTTCTTCTGAGTTCCGTAACCAATTGCAACTACTTCGTCAATACCAATTGTCTCAACCAGCAATGTTACATCAATTTTCGACTTCTCGCTAACTTGTACTTCCTGAGCTTTAAAACCAATGTACGAAAATTTTAAAAGATCGCCTGATTTTGCATTGATAGTATACTTACCATCCATGTCTGTTATTGTACCATTAGTTGTTCCTACAACCATAACCGTAACTCCGGGTAATGTTACTCCTGTTTCGTCATATACTGTTCCGGTAATTTTTTTATCTTGACCGAAAACAGTAAAAGGAACGATTAAGAGAAACAAAACAAAATAGAACATGCGTGTTTTTTCTAATTGAATAAATTTCATTTCACTTCGTTTTTAATTTGATTACTATTGGCAATTCTTGTTCAGAGAAGCAGCCAATAACTATTATTTATCTGTTTTTTCCTGAGTTTTTTGTTTTTAATTATTGAGTGTGATTCACAGATTTTAGACACTCAACTTTTGTTTAAATTGATTGATTAAGTTTTTCTCATTGGCAGAATTTTAGATTTAAATTAATTTTTATTGACATTCTTGTTAATATTTTTTGGGTAGGTTGATTCGGGTAGCAAATAATCCGAAAAGACACAAAGCAACGAGTAACAAATGTTCACAAGTCTATAACATATGTTAACCCCTGAGCAATATCATTATTTTTGGCGCAGACACACCTCTCATAACAAGCTATATTCCAATAAGATAAAACACGGCCCGTATTAATAAGACAAGAAAGAAGTGAATAATTCTATTTCTGAAAGTATGCTTTTGGAGTAACGCCAAAATATTCTTTAAACCTTCGGCTAAAATAGGCAGGACTGGAAAAACCGGTTCTGTAAGCAACCTCTGAAATATTACATTTACCTTCGGCGATTAATTTTACGGCCTCACGTAAACGTATTGATCGGATAAATTCAGTAGCCGAACAACCTGTTATCTTTTTCAACTTTAAATGCAGTAACGTCCTGCTAATACCAATCTCATTTACAATAAACGAAACATCCAAATCCGGACGATCAATATACGTTCTAATCAGGTTACTTATTTTTTCTATTAATTCTTTATCTGATTGAGAAGTTGCAACCTCTGAAGGCAACATTCTTGCATCTGATTTAAATCGTTCAATCAAACTTTTATGAGTATTTAGTACATTTTCAATTAATTGAACAAGAATATGAGGTAAAAAAGGTTTTTGAATATAGTAATCAGCCCCGCTTTTTAGTCCTTCGTATTCATTTTCCTCTCCACCTTTTGCTGTTAGTAATACGATGGGAATATGCGAAGTACGCAAATCAGATTTCAATTTACGCGACAATTCAAAGCCATCAATTCCAGGCATCATCACATCACTTATTATCAAATCCGGATTGTCTTCTTCTACCTTTTCTAGTCCTTTTGTACCATCAATAGCAGTAATTACTTTGTAGTTATCGGCCAATGTTTCGGAAATAAATTCGAGCAGTTCGCGATTATCGTCAATTACTAAAATTGTCGACTGAGAACCACTCCATTCTACTTCGTCGCGTAACACCGGTGTTTGTTTTAACTCATCCGGCAGTAACACATCAGAAGAATATTGTTCTGTACCTATCAAAACTTCAGAATCCTTATAAGCTCTGCGCGAAACCGGAAACTTAACAGTAAAGACAGTGCCTTTTCCCTTGGTACTTTCAACTTTTATGGTGCCTTTATGTACAGTTACTAAACCATTTACCAACGCTAATCCAATTCCGGAGCCTACCATTTCACCTCCATCTTCTACATAATAAAAACGATCAAAAATCTTGTTCAGTTTAGATGCTTCAATTCCTATTCCATTATCAGCTACTGTAATTTTAAGGTTTTTAAAAAACTTTTCGTCCCCAACTAACTCCACACTGAGTTTTACTTCTCCACCTTCTCTGGTAAACTTTAAAGCGTTGGCAATTAAATTTATAAGGATATTTTCCAGTTTCTGGTAATCGACCCAAATAGCCGAATTTAAATTCATAATTTCAATACTAAAATTAATTGATTTTGCTTCGGCCGATTCTACAAAAGCTTCCTCAACTCCCTTTAACAAGTTCGTAATATCCTGACGGCTTACTCGCAGTATTTCTTTACCATTTTCAATTTTTCGAAACTCAAGCAATTGATTTATTAAAGTTAACAGGCGACTGGCATTGTTTTTTATTCCCTTCATTTTTTTATTCAATGCAGGAGAAAGTTTTTCATCTTCTAATATGCGGGTTAATGGTCCCAGTATTAAGGTTAGCGGAGTACGAAGTTCATGCGAGACGTTTGTAAAAAACTCTAATTTAAAGTTATTTATCTCATTCTGATACTCTTTTTCTCTCCGCTCCATATTAGCAACTGCTTTCGATTGCTGAATACGTGTTGTTACAATGTAAAAACCAATAAAAATTAGAATTATAAGTATAAAATAGACCAGATAACCCCATTTAGATAACCAAAAAGGAGGTTCTATAATAATTTTCAGTGTATTTACGTTATTACCCCATTCAGTATTATCTGTAGATGCTTTTACATGAAAAAAATATTCGCCGGGACCAAGGCTTGTATACGTAGCAAAATCACGATTTCCCACAAAGTTCCACGCATCTTCAAAATTTTCGAGGTAATACGCGTATTGACAGTTGCCTCTATTCTGAAAATTGAGACCGGCATACTCAATGGTAAATACATTTTGCTTGTACTTTAAATGAATTTCAGGGTGCAAATTCAACGATTGCTCCAAGGGCTGGCCATCTCCGGGAAGCACTGGCTGATTAAATAACTGCATCCCCCGAAAAACGACGTTCAGCTCCTTTTTCACTCCCAATTTGCTTTTATCGTTAAAAGAGATCATTCCGCGGTTAGCTCCAAAATAAATCTCTCCGTTGTGGCTTTTATGTGATGCCCGGTAATTAAACTGTTCAAATGGCAAGCCCGATTCACGGTCATACCCGACTATCTCTCCGGTTTCGGGCTTAAACTTAACCAAACCTTTATCGCCACTAGCCCATAGATAGCCGTTATTACCCTCCTCCATGCTAAAAATCCAGGTAAATGGAAAACCCGTTGATTCATTATATATGTATACTGAATCGGTTTTAAAATCGTAGCCATACAAACCACGAAAGCAATCTCCAATCCATACACGTTTTTTTGTATCGGTTTTAACAAAGAATATATTCTGAAGAAATGGAAATTTTTCAAATGAATGAAAAGAGCGAGTTTGTTTATCAAAATAATAAACTCCAGTATACGATGAAAACCATACCCGATCTTCACTTTCATACATGTATTCCACCTGCACATCTCCTATAATATCAGGTTGAAAGCGTGAAAGTTCTTCAGTACTCGTATTCCAAATCGCCACCCCCAAAGATGTTGAGATAAAAATAGTATCGCCAACATGCAACAAATGATATATATTATCAGAGGCTAATTCGGGATAATCTGAGGTATTTATATATTCAAACTTATTACTTTTGAGATTCAGAATATTGATACCTCCGGTGTAAGTTGCAATCCATAAACGATCGGGATTTTCAAACAACAAATCGTGCACATTATTAAAAGATAAGCCATTACTTTCATTAATTGCTCTTACAACCTTGTCTTCTTCCAGGTTAATCTGGTTTATTCCCATATCTTCCATCCCAATCCATATACTCCCTCTTTCATCTTCGGTAATACAACTAACGGTACTGCCCGATAAATGCTGCAATCCGGTACCGGCCTGCCAAACACTGAAAAAATCAGGCGTATTATTCCAGAAGTTTATACCTCCAAAATAGGTTCCCAACCACATATTGCCGTCTCTGTCGCAAAAGAGACTATATATCGGATTGGTATTAATTCCCTTTGGGTCGCGAATATCGTACTGATAATAATCAAATGATTCAGTATAGGGCGACCAAACACATAAACCATTTTCGGTGCCAATCCATACTCGCCCTTGTTGGTCCTCTTCTATCGAATGAACCAGATTATGCAACAATCTTCTGTTTCCTGATTTCCGGGAAGTGAATCGATACGCTTGTCCGTTGGCAAGATTGATTTGATGTAAACCATCTCCTTCATTCCCAATCCATACAAAATTGTTTTTATCAATATAAAAGTGCGATTGCTCCAATTCGCTAATTCCTTTTGGCAACTCAAAATGCCTTTGCTGCTTGCGCTCCAGATCGAAAATAAGCAATTGATTATTACTGGTAATAGCCACTAGGCGATCATTCTTTTCCCGTACGTTAATTATTTTAACGTTTTCAGGAAAAGAAGCATAACTTATTTTTTCTTTAAAACTTTTGAGCTGATTTGTATGGGTATCAAGGAAACAAATTGAATCTTGCATAAATACCCAGTAACCTTCTTTTGATTCGCGCAAATCGGTTACCCCGCCCAATTTATTTATTGGCAGATAAGGCTCAAATATCTCTTTTTCAAAATTGAATAAATAAAATACATTGCTGGTACTTTGCGTCAACAACATTGAATCCTGGCTGTGAAAATAATTCCTCATACTCCATATATCTGAGCTACTTCCATCCTCATTAACAGCCTGAAATGTTTTAAAATACTTCCCATCGAAGCGACAAATAGAACTTCTGGTAGCTGCCCAAATAAAACCGTACTGATCCTGACAAATACTTCTTATGTATGAAGAGGGTAAACCGTCTTCGTTTGTATAATGTGTAAATGATAAACGATCATTGTTTGAATACACATTCAACGAGTGGAAAATAAAAACAACAATCCACAATACTTTAACAACTTTAAAGCCCATCTACTTCATCATTATTAACCGCAAGATAACGGATGTTAATTTTAAAAGATTGAAGAATAAAATTCTGTACTAAGTCAGCCTCCAAAGGTAAAAGAGTTAATAAAAAAAGAAAAGCCACTACAGCAAAATTGCAATGGCTTTTCTGAGATACTATTTCTCAAACAATATTAATGACACAATTATTTTATAAACGAGCTATCTATTGTTGTTCCTTTTAACTTTATACGATACGGCCATTGCTCTTCTTTCGGATCGTCGTCTTTTGGAGGTCCCCAGCGCATAATAATTGGCCAGTGTTCTGTTGGCGCTCCACTTACTACCAACCATAAATATTCTGTATTTTCAGGAACAACAAAATTTACTTTTCCTTTCGCACTCCGGTTTATGTCACCATAAACCCGGCTTCCGTCTTTCAATGATGCAACAAAACCATATCGCCAACCGGCTTTATCTAATTTTACTGCCGCATATCCATCAGCTCCGGCAATACCTTCAAACTCCAAATGAACTTTCGTTCCTGAAGCCGGGACATTTAACTTAATCCCGTTATATCCGTAGTTTTGAGGACACTTTGTTGAATCGATACGGTACCATCCTTTACCTGCATCGTTAAGAATAGTATAATGTTGATTGGCATACTGATGAGCCACTTCTTCTACCCGTTTCAGATCCCAGGTAATGAAGTGCCTTGATGCATCAAACATCTCATCATTAAACTGTCCCTGACTTAAATCATTCATTCGTTTGTATGTTGTTACCACGTCTTCGCCTTTTTGGGTTGAACGAGACAATTTTCCGAAAAAGTCCTTACCTCGCTTTTCTGACCAATATTCAAGGACATAGGGTGAATGATACATATTTGCCGAATGCAAGAAAGCATAATGAGTCTGTTTCATAAAATCAACCAAGTGGTAATTTTCGAAGGTCATCCATTCGGGGTAAACCTGCCACAGCATGTATTGTGCCGACATTTCCATTATTCCTCCCATGGGGCCGGTTCCGGCATCAATACTCGACATGTATTGAAACGAATGCCCGAGTTCGTGGGCCAATGTTCCGAATGGCATTTTATTTATCCGCTGGCACGGAGTCCAGAGCGCTCCTATTTTATCTTCAAGACCACCACCATATGCAGTACGGTCCTTTTCATCATAAAAAATAATCACAATCATTTTATACTTATCTGTGAGAGAATTACCTTTTTCAACCATTTTTAAAGTATCTCGATAATAGGTATAAAAACGTTCAACTTCATTCGAAAGCTGTTTTACATCAAAACGTTTTTCGGCATCGGGATTTTTCATTGGGTCGTCGCCGTAAATCTTATCCCAAAAAATAGCCACGTTTTCTGATTCCATCATGTGCTTATAGCTAAACTGGCTTTCTGGATCATTAAAATCATTTCCTTTCGGAACACGGTCGATTTCCTTAGGAAGGTATAACTCTTTTTTACTACCGAAAGTTGAAATGTCATGCAATTGTATAGGCGGTACTGCATCAGCCAGATAAAAAGACAGTAATAAAAATACTGATGCATAAATCCGAAAAATTGAGGAAGGTTTCATTTGTTTAAATTATTTGTTTATATATGTAAATTATGTAACTCGTTCTGAATATTGTATTTTTCAATTACAACTGTACCTGCAAGCAATACATTTTTGCACAAATGTAAGAATAAAGAAAGTATATCCCCCTGCTTTTCAAAGGGGGATATAACTACTTCTATTCAAAAAAAAACACCTTATATAAACACAACTACTGTGTTTTCTAATAAAGTTCTGTATTACTTAATTTTATTTCATAAGGCCATTGTTCATCATTATCTGCATTATTATCGCAAATATGTTCCCAATGCTCTATTGGCGCTCCGGTAACCACCAGCCACAAATAGATTGTATTATCAGGAACCGAAAATGCAACCTCTCCTGTTGCATCAGAATAAATATCTCCGTACACTTTTTCTCCGTTTGATTTTTCGGCTAAAAAGGCGTATCTCCATCCAGCTTTGTCAATATTAACAGCATGATATCCTTCCGCTCCGGCTAAACCACGAAAGTTAAGCCCAACTTCTTTTCCTGTGGCAGGCACCTTAAGTCGAATAGCATTGTAACCATAATTTTGTGGGCAATTATTCTGGGCAATTCTATACCATCCGTTCCCTATAAGATCTAAGTTACTAGTGTGTTTATTCGCAAAACTTTTGGCATGTTCACGAATACGATCCATATCCCAGGTAATAAATTTCATTGCTGCATCAGCCATTTCATCGTTAAATGTGGCTTGATCAATGCCTGTAATTCTTTTATAGGTCATTACCGGATCCTCTCCCTTTATTGCTTCATTCCACAATTTTCCCACAAAATCTCTCCCATGTTTATCCGACCAATATTCTAAAACAAAGGGATTATCATACATAATATCTTCGTGAAGAAAAGTTTTATACGTATTCAGCAAATAATTATCAACGTGATACGATTCAAAATCCATCCAGTCGGGATAATACTGAAATAGCATATATTGAGAAGTCATTTCAAAAATCGATTGGATATTACTTCCAGTAGGAGCAGAACTGTATCCCCAATGTCCATCGCAGGCTACCATATATTGAAAGGCATGCCCCATTTCGTGCGCCATTGCCCCATAGGGTTTGGTTTGTATTCTTCCCGGGGTAAGCCACATAGCACCAATTTTATCATCGGCACCTCCTCCATAAACAGTTCCCTCATCGCTGTAATAAATATAGAAATTCATCCGGTACTTATCGGTTAACGAGCTACCTTCCACTACAAATTTCAGCGTATCGCGGTAAAATTTATACATTTTCTCACTTTCTTCCATCAGGTCATCCAATTGAAAGCGATATTTAGAATCTGTAGTTGTTGAAGGATCGTCACCAAAATCAGCTTCCCAGAATGCAACCAGGTTAGGAGTTTCTTTCATCCGGTAAACACTAAATTGAC harbors:
- a CDS encoding SusC/RagA family TonB-linked outer membrane protein, which translates into the protein MKFIQLEKTRMFYFVLFLLIVPFTVFGQDKKITGTVYDETGVTLPGVTVMVVGTTNGTITDMDGKYTINAKSGDLLKFSYIGFKAQEVQVSEKSKIDVTLLVETIGIDEVVAIGYGTQKKADVTSSLASVKSDDFNKGAMGDAGQLVQGKVAGLQITQASGDPTSTTSVMLRGYSTLLGTTDPLVLVDGVPGSFSTVAPEDIESIDVLKDGSATAIYGTRGTNGVIIITTKAAQRDMPTTIEYSGYVSISNWLDKPDFMDASDLKQRLAEGWTFIGANDKDYGSETDWLDEISQTGVTHVHNVSLKGGSEATSLIANLTYDSKEGTIKKSGADNMRAHIQVKHAMFDDKLISNVSIIASERNTDMPNNWNYIYRLASVQNPTQAVYDENGDYVERSIYNYDNPVSYLNERIGMSRSRNLRFTGSLEFHPVESVVLKGMFTRKGNSYLSGYYYTKNDVTTTESGYNGYASRYTSDNITDLVELTADWKKSFGDHRISAIVGYNYEDYTSENFGANNRDFPTDNYSYNKLEMGLGISDGLGGVSSYKYNTKLIGLFARATYNYDDRYLFMVSLRHEGSSKFGADNKWGNFPGVSAGWRMSNEEFMKPVTWLDNLKVRAGFGITGTDVSNPYESLMSYDYSGYFLYNGEWTQTLAPVRNSNPDLRWEKKYEYNFGIDFSVLKGRIGGSIDMYQRDTKDGLYYYSVPVPPYQYGTIMANVCHIRNKGLELLVNAVPVKTQNFQWNTNITYSKNSNKLISLQNDQFSMGQNYFDTGHTGEPIQTTTHRVQEGAAIGNFFGLRSVGVNSAGLWVVERLNRDAEGNVTDKYYDLAGNAGPEDWQVLGNGVPSVNMSWNNQFSYKNFDLSIAMRGAFDFQILNFQKMYYAVTSDVQYNVLNSAFDKIDVVDVATGQKTGEQTTNGDSQRYVSHYIEDGDYWKISNLTLGYNFDVKSVEWLNRLRVYASVNNLATITGYSGLDPEVRNTYSVIDNAINYDPGTDHRDKYPTTRSYTFGVNVTF
- a CDS encoding two-component regulator propeller domain-containing protein; its protein translation is MGFKVVKVLWIVVFIFHSLNVYSNNDRLSFTHYTNEDGLPSSYIRSICQDQYGFIWAATRSSICRFDGKYFKTFQAVNEDGSSSDIWSMRNYFHSQDSMLLTQSTSNVFYLFNFEKEIFEPYLPINKLGGVTDLRESKEGYWVFMQDSICFLDTHTNQLKSFKEKISYASFPENVKIINVREKNDRLVAITSNNQLLIFDLERKQQRHFELPKGISELEQSHFYIDKNNFVWIGNEGDGLHQINLANGQAYRFTSRKSGNRRLLHNLVHSIEEDQQGRVWIGTENGLCVWSPYTESFDYYQYDIRDPKGINTNPIYSLFCDRDGNMWLGTYFGGINFWNNTPDFFSVWQAGTGLQHLSGSTVSCITEDERGSIWIGMEDMGINQINLEEDKVVRAINESNGLSFNNVHDLLFENPDRLWIATYTGGINILNLKSNKFEYINTSDYPELASDNIYHLLHVGDTIFISTSLGVAIWNTSTEELSRFQPDIIGDVQVEYMYESEDRVWFSSYTGVYYFDKQTRSFHSFEKFPFLQNIFFVKTDTKKRVWIGDCFRGLYGYDFKTDSVYIYNESTGFPFTWIFSMEEGNNGYLWASGDKGLVKFKPETGEIVGYDRESGLPFEQFNYRASHKSHNGEIYFGANRGMISFNDKSKLGVKKELNVVFRGMQLFNQPVLPGDGQPLEQSLNLHPEIHLKYKQNVFTIEYAGLNFQNRGNCQYAYYLENFEDAWNFVGNRDFATYTSLGPGEYFFHVKASTDNTEWGNNVNTLKIIIEPPFWLSKWGYLVYFILIILIFIGFYIVTTRIQQSKAVANMERREKEYQNEINNFKLEFFTNVSHELRTPLTLILGPLTRILEDEKLSPALNKKMKGIKNNASRLLTLINQLLEFRKIENGKEILRVSRQDITNLLKGVEEAFVESAEAKSINFSIEIMNLNSAIWVDYQKLENILINLIANALKFTREGGEVKLSVELVGDEKFFKNLKITVADNGIGIEASKLNKIFDRFYYVEDGGEMVGSGIGLALVNGLVTVHKGTIKVESTKGKGTVFTVKFPVSRRAYKDSEVLIGTEQYSSDVLLPDELKQTPVLRDEVEWSGSQSTILVIDDNRELLEFISETLADNYKVITAIDGTKGLEKVEEDNPDLIISDVMMPGIDGFELSRKLKSDLRTSHIPIVLLTAKGGEENEYEGLKSGADYYIQKPFLPHILVQLIENVLNTHKSLIERFKSDARMLPSEVATSQSDKELIEKISNLIRTYIDRPDLDVSFIVNEIGISRTLLHLKLKKITGCSATEFIRSIRLREAVKLIAEGKCNISEVAYRTGFSSPAYFSRRFKEYFGVTPKAYFQK
- a CDS encoding DUF6055 domain-containing protein — protein: MKPSSIFRIYASVFLLLSFYLADAVPPIQLHDISTFGSKKELYLPKEIDRVPKGNDFNDPESQFSYKHMMESENVAIFWDKIYGDDPMKNPDAEKRFDVKQLSNEVERFYTYYRDTLKMVEKGNSLTDKYKMIVIIFYDEKDRTAYGGGLEDKIGALWTPCQRINKMPFGTLAHELGHSFQYMSSIDAGTGPMGGIMEMSAQYMLWQVYPEWMTFENYHLVDFMKQTHYAFLHSANMYHSPYVLEYWSEKRGKDFFGKLSRSTQKGEDVVTTYKRMNDLSQGQFNDEMFDASRHFITWDLKRVEEVAHQYANQHYTILNDAGKGWYRIDSTKCPQNYGYNGIKLNVPASGTKVHLEFEGIAGADGYAAVKLDKAGWRYGFVASLKDGSRVYGDINRSAKGKVNFVVPENTEYLWLVVSGAPTEHWPIIMRWGPPKDDDPKEEQWPYRIKLKGTTIDSSFIK
- a CDS encoding DUF6055 domain-containing protein, which gives rise to MIKRNILLSFLVFMSFLFLNGCSDSGDSPVDPVNPVEPEVPETSEENPKDTYYPESLWNVQQGNDYQNSASQFSVYRMKETPNLVAFWEADFGDDPSTTTDSKYRFQLDDLMEESEKMYKFYRDTLKFVVEGSSLTDKYRMNFYIYYSDEGTVYGGGADDKIGAMWLTPGRIQTKPYGAMAHEMGHAFQYMVACDGHWGYSSAPTGSNIQSIFEMTSQYMLFQYYPDWMDFESYHVDNYLLNTYKTFLHEDIMYDNPFVLEYWSDKHGRDFVGKLWNEAIKGEDPVMTYKRITGIDQATFNDEMADAAMKFITWDMDRIREHAKSFANKHTSNLDLIGNGWYRIAQNNCPQNYGYNAIRLKVPATGKEVGLNFRGLAGAEGYHAVNIDKAGWRYAFLAEKSNGEKVYGDIYSDATGEVAFSVPDNTIYLWLVVTGAPIEHWEHICDNNADNDEQWPYEIKLSNTELY